The Gossypium arboreum isolate Shixiya-1 chromosome 4, ASM2569848v2, whole genome shotgun sequence DNA segment ATATTAAATTGACTTAGTTTTACAAGCCAACATACCCGTTAAGCAACATTCCTATTTTACATTAACAGAGAAGGTTGAAGAATAACAGCGTGGGGTAGCTGGAAATATAGGTGGTAATATATTATGGGGAATATCGTCGGTAAAACCCATGTGGTGGTCTCTGAGTCCTACATCGAAGcctttttggttttggttttggttttgttttgttttttttttttattaattacataaatttgatCCATCAGAAATTTTGGCTGTTTCCGTGTATTatggattttatttttagttaatcGAATCTTGTTTGTTAATAGTTTTTGAAATGTTAtagcaaattttaattatttatacaaTAAcaggttttatattttataaacaatatatttatattaattacaattattatgataaaaaatattgaagagtttaatttcaattttttaatttgcattaatgtttttaatgattattagaaatttttattgagaattatcaaaataatttatatatttaattatatttattaatcatAATTTTTGAACAATGTTATTTTACATTAATTGCATTaggtaaaattaaattataaattaaatatgatagcattaattattatttataaattgttAAATCAATTACTATATttcaattataataaataattcaaataaaatttaaaaattaattacaataattaaaaatattatttacaaaattaattaaaaattaaacctgTAAATTTGACGTGCAACTTATATCACATAGAttagtttgaataaaattatttgaCGAACAGTTAATTGGCagctttttttaattaaataaactacATTAGATTATGGTGCATCTAACATAATGTAAATTCATATAAGAAAATTAAATGCGACTTTGATTGAAATGTTAAGTCTAAATAGTGAAGAATATCTAAAGTTAAAATCATGTAATTCTTATAATATATATGCGTTTTTTTTAAgatttatcaaatataaaatgAAAAACGATCAGCCCATGTAATGGCCTATGGTTAAGAGGTTCACCGCTTCAAGTGTGATGCAGGTTTAAATCGTATCGGTTGTTTTAGTTTATCTTGTTACTgtaattcaaaaaaatataaataaaaaacgtaaataatatttatttttttgctttttagtaattttaatcaGTCCAGTCCTTAATATATCTATTaagtattaaatattaaaaaaaatagtatggttttcaaaaaaaaaaaaagtatgatataatttaaaccctaaaaacccaacccataactTAAATTCCAAAAACCCAACCCAAAAATACATTAATCCAGTAGCAACGATGAAAATTCCATCAACCCTAACCTTTGTGTTCCGTGTTGCGCGCCTCTATCACTTGCACTTCTCCCTCCCTTCTACCCTTAACTTCATTCATTCTTCATTCCTGTAGCTTCGGTTGTCAAACCACAGCAGTTGCCTCTTCCTTTTTTATCCTCCTTTCGCTCTCGCAACTGTTGGTGTCGGCTTGCTGCCAACTGCGTCAGCCATTCAAGGTATTCCCTTTTTTCATTCTTATGACTAAAGACGCTGCTgtattttaattagtttttaatTCGAGTTAAATGATTTTAAACAAGTTAATAGTTCGTTAAATGATTTTCAACAAGTTAATAGTTCAGTTTTCAAGAATTTAAAATCGAATAAATAGCTGCTATTCTCTAACACTGTTAGTCTGAACTTCTAGGCACAAAGAAGAATCTGTTTAAACTCCCTTTCCTCTTGATTTTTATTTCGGTAATCTGCTTAACTTGTTCGTATCGTTCCATTTATTAGCTATTGCCTATTTCTCTCTTgttcttaaaaattttatgttctgcttttttttttctttttttttttttatcgttACAGACAATTTATTTAGATAAAGACGAAAGTGCGAAATATGATATCGGCAATTGCATGGGTGCCGAAAGGGGCAGCAAAGGCTGAACCAATAGTGGCCGAGTTACCTTCCAAAGAAGAAATCGAAGAGATGATCAAGTCCGGTGCCTTAGATAGAAGGTACACTTTGGCTTTGCTGCTCAACATCATAAACTGATTAAAGTATATAACACATATTCAAGCTCAAACCCTCATAATTGTTTTCATTCCTCTCTTCCCTCGACTACGTGGCTCTTCCCCCTCCCAATTTAGACCAGAGAACCAGCGTCCTTCACAATCCCTTCCTCTTTCTAGCCACTCCTCTCCTTCTTCGCTCCAGTTTCTGTTGTTGGCAACTGGCTCCTTCTTCCCATTGCCTTCCTCTTCAAGTAATATTTTACTTTCCCATTGACCAATGGTTTCCAACACTGGTAGTTGAGTGCTTAGGTGTTAGAGGCTTTGGGGTTTTGTCTTTTGTAATGGCATGAGTGTGGAAGACCAAGGGAGTAGGGGTGCTTGTGAAATAACTGAACCAGTCACAGTTATGTCAGTTTGGTTATTTTTAGTTACCATGCCTGAGTTGGCTGGTTTGGTTATCCTTAAGTTAATCGGTTGTATTAgtttttttgaaatttatagGAATAAGCAAAACCAAATAAATGTTCTCCCAGCCTCTATCAATTTAGGTATTGAAAGTGAGTTCACTAGCGTTAAAGAATTAGCTTCATGCAGCCTTCTGATGGTCTTGTTTATACAGTGAAGATAATGGTGATAATGGAAGTGAGGATGAAGATGAAGATATGGTCGCTGAAACTGAGAAGCAAACTGGGGATGTAGCCCAAGCACTTGCTGTGGCAGATGCTCTTGGAAAAACTTCCAAGAACAAGTCAGGGACACAGCTGGAAGATCTTACAGATGGGTTGAAAGAACTTGACATGGACAATTATGATGAAGAGGATGATGGTATCTTTGCTTGGATGATCTATTGGTTTTATTTGCTTCTTCCatttattttgttgttgttgGAATGGAACACATGTAGTTTATCGTGAAACATTTCCAAACTGTAGAGTTTAATATTAATTGTGCCAGGCAATGCCTTGCCATgtgtgcttttttttttttaatttatctaaTGAAGCATCTAACCATTCTTGCTGTCAGGTATTGAGTTATTTAGCAAGGGGCTTGGTGACCTTTACTACCCAAGCAATGAAATGGATCCATTTTTGAAGGATCAGGATGTAAGAATGAGAACTTCCCTATTTTTTGACATCCTTTTTATACCTTCTTCAGCTTCTGATGCTAGACAATTTTTAGGATGATGATTCAGAAGAGGTTGAGGACATGACTATTAGACCCATGGATTCTGTTATAGTTTGTGCACGCACTGAAGATGATGTTAGCCATCTTGAGGTATATTGgatctctttctctctctctttacATATATATCATAGTTGCTTGGACTTGGCAAAAATAAGGAAAAATCCCTGTTGACACGACAGGACCCTTGATAGGATCTGGGATCTGTGTCTAACATAGCTAAAATCTTTGGACTCATCTTCATCCTTTGATTTGCTCCCCAAAGTTAACTAGAGATCTCTAGACCAGTTTTACCCTTGTGTGTAAGGGGGGAGAAAGGTGAGAAAACATTGGAATTCCAAAGAGAAAAAAACTAGAAAGCAATGTGCCAAGAAAAAGCTATGCCAAGAAAAACATTGGAATTCCAGTCAATTTTccttaaataagtaattaattatATTGTACCAAAATAAATGTAAACAAGTCCACAGACCAGTGTCCTATCAAATCCTTTTTTGTTGTTACCGTGTGTTTTAAGTTCAATGTGATTGATGAGTCAGACATCTAGACACAAACCAGCATCTGACACCTATACTGGAGTCTGAGCAACATAGATATTATATAAGTCAATCATTCGCAAAAAGCTCAGACACAAAACATGCTAGGCATTCATTGTGCTCTATTATTGTACAGGTTTGGATATATGAGGATTTGGATGAAGGTGATTCAAACATGTATGTCCACCATGATGTTATCATTTCAGCATTTCCCCTTTGTACTGCATGGCTTGATTGTCCAATTAGAGGGGGAGAAAAAGGTTAGACATTTCTGTTTTTGTGGGTATTGAAGTTGTGTGTTTAGACATGCAATTCCAAGTACTTAAATTCAGGCATGTTTTGTTCAACTATAAACCCCAATTTCCTGCTGCTTTAGCTTAAGTGAACATGGTTGCATGTtggtatatatattttgaaatcttAGAAATAGTAATCATTCACCTATATGTTGCCATGTTTAATAGTTGCTGATTCATTTGCTTCCGCTTGTCCTTTTCTTGTTGTAGGGAATTTTGTGGCAGTTGGTTCAATGGAGCCATCAATAGAAATATGGGACCTTGACATTGTATGTTATTGCAAATGTTAGTCTTACTTAGCTTATAGGTAATAGTGTAGCCGAATGATGAATTTATTCAAAATCCCTTATCATATTTCACTTTTCTCAGATCGATGAAGTACAACCATGTTTAGTATTAGGTGGCACTGTGGAGAAGaagacaaagaaaagaaagaaggttTGCGACTGAATTCCTTCCTGATTTATTGCCTTTAAAACTTTATCAGCTTTGCCTTCTGTCAAAACTTCAAAAGTTTAGTGGAAATACACACGTACACTCACACATATTGGTTTTGATTGTGAATTATACTTTTTGCTCCTGGATTTCTGAATGGACGTTTGAGTTGACTGCAGTGAATATGACAAAGAATTATttactattattgtatgcaattCAAATGATTATTTACTATTATTGATTTTGTCATATGGTCCTCATAATATGACTGCATTCCGGCAGTCTTTCCCTTTATGACACTTTTGACAAACACCACTTTAGGTGTCTAAATGAATTTCATCATGTAATAGAGCAGAGAGTAGTTAAAAGAAGGTGAGGTGGTTGTGCTATAGTGGTGTGcttgtgaatgaatgtttttGGATAGAGCTTGGTTAAAGCTTTCAATTACTGTAGAATCAAGGATATGGCACTGTTATCATGAACTAATAAGCTTTTTACCCTCTTCCATGCCCTTTTTCCTTTATGATCTCCAATTTTCAATCCTAAGCTTAGAGAATTGACATCATATTATCCATCCTGACTTAGTTATGAGGGTGTCCTAAACAAAATAATCTCAGTGCTGTGATGGTGGTACGGTTTATTACTTTTCATAAAACTTGGTGTGGGTCCTTTCCTTCTTTATTTGTTGTTGAGCTTGTTTGCTGGTCTATTTGGTTTTGATGATGGagtttgacttgaaataaaatggtATTTATGCTATATATATGGCTTCTGATGTGATAgggaattaagttttttttttctccttttctaTCTGAAATCTATTAAATTACACCAGTTGGCTAATATTTTATTCGAGAAAAGCAACTTATTATTTATTTCACTCATTTGCCTTGCTTTGCATTAGAAACCAAAATACAAGGATGGCAGTCATACTGGTGCTGTTCTTGGTCTAGCTTGGAACAAGGAATACAGGTAATTTTGATCTTTCATTTTTCTCCTGTTCTTGCTCTAAAAGgaaacttataatgaaattacttCTTAcactttacttttttttttcttaaaggaATATCCTTGCTAGTGCAAGTGCTGACAAACAAGTTAAGATTTGGGATGTTGCTGCTGGAAAATGCAACATAACAATGGAACATCATGAAGGCAAGGTAAGAATTGAGCTTTGGTAGCACCATAGAAATCGTCTTCCTATTATATTTGGATTAGgcattgaaagaaaacaaatatcatTTTGCACGTTGTAATGCATATGTCCTATGTATTGTTTCAATCTAGCTTTCATCTCCAGAGCTTCTTTTAGTGGCATGTTGCATAGATATTGCCTATGCAACTGTTAGATGAAAATTTATGAATATAAAACAATTGAATGAATATTGTCTATAAACAAGGTTCGGTCAAGCTAATTCTGGGTTATATTTGACAAATCACCAGTCTTTTCCTGTCACCAACTTTTCTTTTGCTATAACAAGCATTGATATGGAAAAAGCATTGATATGGAGCAATTCCCATGCATGATACCTGCTGATTTCATCTTTTTTATAAAGCATTAATGGATGTTAAATCAAAAGATGTTTTGAACTGCACCAAGCGGGTAGCTGTGAAGTTTGCTTATTCTTTGTGGTTGTGC contains these protein-coding regions:
- the LOC108460883 gene encoding uncharacterized protein LOC108460883, with product MISAIAWVPKGAAKAEPIVAELPSKEEIEEMIKSGALDRSEDNGDNGSEDEDEDMVAETEKQTGDVAQALAVADALGKTSKNKSGTQLEDLTDGLKELDMDNYDEEDDGIELFSKGLGDLYYPSNEMDPFLKDQDDDDSEEVEDMTIRPMDSVIVCARTEDDVSHLEVWIYEDLDEGDSNMYVHHDVIISAFPLCTAWLDCPIRGGEKGNFVAVGSMEPSIEIWDLDIIDEVQPCLVLGGTVEKKTKKRKKKPKYKDGSHTGAVLGLAWNKEYRNILASASADKQVKIWDVAAGKCNITMEHHEGKVQAVAWNHHVPQVLLSGSFDRSVVMKDGRVPTHSGFKWSVIAEVECLAWDPHTEYSFVVSLEDGTIRGYDIRAAKSDPSSESKPSFTLHAHDKAACTLSYNPAAPNLLATGSMDKMVKLWDLSNNQPSCVASKNPKAGAVFSISFSQDNPFCLAIGGSKGKLGVWDTLTETAVSGKFGNYSQQPNRPKA